A part of Candidatus Acidulodesulfobacterium ferriphilum genomic DNA contains:
- the trpS gene encoding tryptophan--tRNA ligase — protein sequence MDLKTENAAIADESKFEYKRILTGDRPTGPLHLGHYAGSLRNRVRLQGKYETFILIADIQALTTNFEHPEKLQENIFLAALDYLSCGIDPNLSTIIIQSMIPEISELTTFFSMLVSINPLKHNPTIKTEAKERGYKELTYGFLGYPVSQTADIAIFKADLVPVGIDQLPHIELARKIVRKFNELYNGNLIEPFALIDKFPKLVGLDGNLKMSKSYGNAINLSDEFDLIKSKIRAALTDKNRIHPTDKGNPEICTIYSYHKAFAGETLIKETDYNCRNGKIGCVKCKENLFEVIKKLLEPMNERRACYLSNKDEIWDILLTGTARAKAIASETIKEVKESMKILYILP from the coding sequence ATGGATTTAAAAACGGAAAACGCCGCAATAGCCGATGAATCTAAATTTGAATACAAAAGGATATTAACTGGGGACAGGCCCACAGGCCCCCTTCATCTCGGACATTATGCCGGTTCGTTAAGAAACAGGGTAAGGCTTCAGGGCAAGTATGAAACATTTATATTAATTGCGGACATTCAAGCGCTTACGACAAATTTTGAACATCCGGAAAAACTGCAAGAAAATATTTTTCTTGCCGCTCTCGACTATCTTTCATGCGGCATAGACCCCAATTTGTCCACTATAATCATTCAATCGATGATTCCCGAGATTTCGGAACTTACGACATTTTTTTCAATGCTCGTATCTATAAATCCCTTAAAACACAATCCGACGATTAAAACGGAAGCAAAGGAAAGGGGATATAAGGAGCTAACTTATGGTTTCTTGGGCTATCCCGTAAGTCAAACCGCCGATATCGCAATTTTTAAAGCCGATTTGGTGCCTGTCGGCATTGACCAGCTTCCGCATATAGAACTTGCAAGAAAAATAGTTAGAAAATTCAATGAATTATATAATGGAAACCTGATAGAACCCTTTGCCCTGATAGATAAATTTCCAAAGTTAGTCGGGCTTGACGGAAATCTTAAAATGAGCAAATCTTATGGAAATGCGATTAACCTTTCCGATGAGTTTGATCTGATTAAGTCGAAAATAAGAGCGGCTTTAACGGATAAAAATAGAATTCACCCGACCGACAAGGGAAACCCCGAAATTTGCACGATTTATTCCTATCACAAGGCTTTTGCAGGTGAAACCCTTATTAAAGAAACGGACTACAATTGCAGAAACGGAAAAATAGGCTGCGTGAAATGCAAGGAGAACCTTTTCGAGGTAATTAAAAAACTCCTCGAGCCGATGAATGAAAGACGGGCTTGCTATTTAAGCAATAAAGACGAAATATGGGATATACTGCTAACGGGAACCGCCAGAGCCAAGGCTATCGCTTCGGAAACCATTAAGGAAGTAAAAGAATCGATGAAAATATTATATATTCTTCCGT